The window TCCCGGAATTGACGGTGAATTTGGAATACTTCCGGGGCACGCGCCGTTTGCCACTGCGCTGGCGCCGGGTGTGGTTGAATTAAAAAGGCCCGACAACACGCAGGAATTAATGGCAGTCAGCGGCGGCTACATTGAAGTGGCGCATGACAGCGCTGTGCTTCTTGTTGAAACGGTTGACAAAGCCGGTGAATTTGACATAGAGCGTATTAAACGCAACAAGGAAGAGCAGGAAAAACTTCTTAAGTCTAAAACGCAGCATGACGTGGATTACGACAGGATACAGATGGAACTGATGCGTGAAATGTCCAGGCTTAAGGCTGTGGAACTGC of the Candidatus Goldiibacteriota bacterium HGW-Goldbacteria-1 genome contains:
- the atpC gene encoding ATP synthase F1 subunit epsilon; protein product: MANLIKLDIVTPDKKIFEGEIKSLVAPGIDGEFGILPGHAPFATALAPGVVELKRPDNTQELMAVSGGYIEVAHDSAVLLVETVDKAGEFDIERIKRNKEEQEKLLKSKTQHDVDYDRIQMELMREMSRLKAVELLARRGR